The Streptomyces sp. NBC_00691 genome has a segment encoding these proteins:
- a CDS encoding sensor histidine kinase has translation MTADLDPAQSSVAAVTTPPRPRPPRRTAYGKETWKEIVFLLSNLFTALAGFVYAVVSVLLGVGLSVTVIGLPLLALGLGGARLIGRSERARARGLLGVEIAEPSPLPSRGGFFGWLWGTLKDPVAWRTQLYGLIRLPWGIVTFTIALVSLIVLWPVLPFLSRGMANADRGMVRGLLSPSDELERRIAELESDRGVVVDTAAADLRRIERDLHDGAQARLVALAMGLGLAKEKLLDDPETAAAMVDEAHGEVKLALQELRDLARGIHPAVLTDRGLSAALSSVSARCTVPVKVTVDLSERPAEAIEGIAYFTVSELLQNVSKHARARSASVEVWRAKDRLLLQVRDDGAGGARFDGGTGLAGLAERLGAVDGLLVLDSPAGGPTTVTAELPWRARPGA, from the coding sequence ATGACCGCCGATCTTGATCCCGCCCAGTCCTCCGTGGCCGCCGTCACCACGCCCCCGCGTCCCCGCCCGCCCCGGCGCACCGCCTACGGGAAGGAGACCTGGAAGGAGATCGTCTTCCTCCTCTCCAATCTCTTCACCGCGCTGGCCGGTTTCGTCTACGCGGTCGTGAGCGTGCTCCTCGGCGTCGGCCTGTCCGTCACCGTCATCGGGCTCCCGCTGCTCGCCCTCGGGCTCGGCGGCGCGCGCCTCATCGGCCGGTCGGAGCGGGCGCGGGCCCGGGGGCTGCTCGGGGTCGAGATCGCCGAACCGTCCCCGCTGCCGTCGCGCGGCGGCTTCTTCGGCTGGCTGTGGGGCACGCTCAAGGACCCGGTGGCCTGGCGGACGCAGCTGTACGGGCTGATCCGGCTGCCCTGGGGGATCGTGACGTTCACGATCGCGCTGGTCTCCCTGATCGTGCTCTGGCCCGTCCTGCCCTTCCTGTCGCGGGGCATGGCCAACGCCGACCGCGGCATGGTCCGCGGTCTCCTCTCCCCCTCCGACGAACTGGAGCGGCGGATCGCCGAGCTGGAGTCGGACCGGGGTGTCGTCGTCGACACCGCGGCGGCGGACCTGCGGCGCATCGAACGGGACCTGCACGACGGGGCGCAGGCGCGCCTCGTGGCGCTCGCGATGGGGCTCGGCCTCGCGAAGGAGAAGCTCCTCGACGATCCCGAGACGGCCGCCGCGATGGTCGACGAGGCGCACGGCGAGGTGAAGCTCGCGCTCCAGGAGCTGCGGGACCTCGCCCGGGGCATCCACCCGGCCGTCCTCACCGACCGCGGGCTGAGCGCCGCGCTGTCGTCGGTGTCGGCGCGCTGCACGGTGCCGGTGAAGGTGACGGTGGATCTGTCGGAGCGGCCGGCGGAGGCGATCGAGGGCATCGCGTACTTCACGGTCTCGGAGCTGCTCCAGAACGTCTCGAAGCACGCGCGGGCGCGGTCGGCGTCCGTGGAGGTGTGGCGGGCGAAGGACCGGCTGCTGCTCCAGGTTCGGGACGACGGGGCGGGCGGGGCCCGCTTCGACGGCGGCACGGGCCTCGCGGGTCTCGCGGAACGGCTCGGGGCGGTCGACGGCCTGCTCGTCCTGGACTCCCCGGCGGGCGGTCCGACGACGGTGACGGCGGAACTGCCGTGGCGGGCCCGCCCGGGGGCGTGA
- a CDS encoding sensor histidine kinase — protein sequence MASHLPAAIRAPFEGRTWRALLYVLIGLPLSVCWFALSIAFVSAGAGLLITFLGVPILAGALAMCRGFGAVERARARALLDVDVRAPEPVRGRTGGAFSWMGAMLKSGASWRHLLYAIVHMPWAIVSFSVTVAFWAWGWSLFTYPLWKWTFPAYLGQDGIQLYGDGTHDLYLDSPFEITVTSLVGLLFVMAGPWLLRGFVAVDRFLVAGLLGPSRLASRVTELESDRGVVVDTAAADLRRIERDLHDGAQARLAALAMDLGLAKEKLAKDPQAAAVLVDEAHGEVKLALQELRDLARGIHPAVLTDRGLDAALSAVASRCVVPVSVDVDLPARPVAAIEGIAYFTVSELLRNVTTHARARRAWVDVWRTGDRLMLQVRDDGVGGAHVVTGRSLSSLSDRVGAVDGVLAVDSPEGGPTTVTVELPWRA from the coding sequence ATGGCCTCCCACCTCCCCGCCGCGATCCGCGCGCCGTTCGAGGGCCGCACGTGGCGTGCGCTGCTCTACGTCCTGATCGGGCTTCCGCTGAGCGTCTGCTGGTTCGCGCTCTCCATCGCCTTCGTCTCGGCAGGCGCCGGGCTGCTCATCACCTTCCTCGGCGTGCCGATCCTCGCCGGGGCGCTCGCCATGTGCCGGGGCTTCGGCGCCGTCGAGCGGGCCCGGGCACGTGCCCTGCTCGACGTCGACGTGCGGGCGCCCGAACCGGTGCGGGGCCGGACCGGCGGGGCCTTCTCCTGGATGGGTGCCATGTTGAAGAGCGGGGCGTCCTGGCGGCACCTGCTGTACGCGATCGTGCACATGCCGTGGGCGATCGTCTCGTTCTCCGTGACCGTGGCCTTCTGGGCCTGGGGCTGGAGCCTCTTCACGTATCCGCTGTGGAAGTGGACCTTCCCCGCGTACCTCGGGCAGGACGGGATCCAGCTGTACGGCGACGGGACCCACGACCTCTACCTCGACTCCCCCTTCGAGATCACCGTCACCAGTCTCGTCGGGCTGCTCTTCGTGATGGCCGGCCCCTGGCTCCTGCGCGGGTTCGTCGCCGTCGACCGCTTCCTCGTCGCCGGGCTCCTCGGCCCTTCCCGGCTCGCCTCCCGCGTCACCGAGCTGGAGTCGGACCGGGGCGTGGTCGTCGACACCGCGGCGGCGGACCTGCGGCGCATCGAACGCGATCTGCACGACGGGGCGCAGGCCCGGCTCGCCGCGCTCGCCATGGATCTCGGGCTCGCGAAGGAGAAGCTCGCGAAGGACCCGCAGGCGGCGGCGGTACTCGTCGACGAGGCGCACGGCGAGGTGAAGCTCGCGCTCCAGGAGCTGCGGGACCTCGCCCGGGGCATCCACCCCGCGGTCCTCACCGACCGGGGTCTGGACGCGGCGCTGTCGGCGGTGGCCTCGCGGTGCGTGGTCCCGGTGTCGGTGGACGTCGATCTGCCGGCGCGGCCGGTCGCCGCGATCGAGGGCATCGCGTACTTCACCGTCTCGGAGCTGCTGCGGAACGTCACGACGCACGCGCGGGCGCGGCGGGCCTGGGTGGACGTGTGGCGCACCGGCGACCGGCTGATGCTTCAGGTGCGGGACGACGGGGTCGGCGGGGCTCATGTCGTGACCGGGCGGAGCCTGTCCTCGCTCTCCGACCGGGTGGGGGCGGTCGACGGGGTGCTCGCCGTGGACTCGCCGGAGGGCGGTCCCACGACGGTGACGGTGGAGCTGCCCTGGCGGGCGTGA
- a CDS encoding NADH-quinone oxidoreductase subunit B produces the protein MDVTPLPTPLPAPKLGPLARLAPEPMKVVLNWGRRYSLWVFNFGLACCAIEFIAASMARHDFIRLGVIPFAPGPRQADLMIVSGTVTDKMAPAVKRLYEQMPEPKYVISFGACSNCGGPYWDSYSVTKGVDQIIPVDVYVPGCPPRPEALLQGILKLQEKIARESLAERYANTGGPSVTQLTSPLVEGPSTTRPAGGNPPAESPGAEA, from the coding sequence ATGGACGTAACACCCCTGCCCACACCCCTGCCCGCCCCGAAGCTGGGGCCGCTGGCCCGCCTGGCCCCCGAGCCGATGAAGGTGGTCCTGAACTGGGGCCGCCGCTACAGCCTGTGGGTCTTCAACTTCGGGCTCGCGTGCTGCGCGATCGAGTTCATCGCCGCGTCGATGGCCCGGCACGACTTCATCCGGCTCGGCGTGATCCCGTTCGCGCCGGGCCCGCGCCAGGCCGACCTGATGATCGTCTCGGGCACGGTGACGGACAAGATGGCGCCGGCGGTGAAGCGGCTCTACGAGCAGATGCCGGAACCGAAGTACGTCATCTCCTTCGGCGCCTGCTCCAACTGCGGCGGCCCCTACTGGGACTCGTACTCGGTCACCAAGGGCGTCGACCAGATCATCCCGGTCGACGTGTACGTGCCGGGATGCCCGCCGCGCCCCGAGGCGCTGCTCCAGGGCATCCTCAAGCTCCAGGAGAAGATCGCGCGGGAGAGCCTGGCGGAGCGGTACGCGAACACCGGCGGCCCGTCGGTCACGCAGCTCACGAGCCCGCTGGTGGAGGGGCCGTCGACGACGCGACCGGCGGGCGGGAACCCGCCGGCGGAGAGCCCGGGGGCCGAGGCATGA
- a CDS encoding NADH-quinone oxidoreductase subunit A: MREPTVVAAEATGAADYFQTYSVVGLLAVVGVLFVAVAFGAGRLLRPVVPTPEKLLTYECGVDPVGEGWAHTQVRYYVYAFLYVVFAVDSIFLFPWATVFAAPGYGATTLVEMFVFLGFLAVGLLYAYRKGVLAWT; this comes from the coding sequence GTGCGGGAACCGACCGTTGTCGCGGCCGAAGCGACGGGCGCGGCGGACTACTTCCAGACGTACTCCGTCGTCGGCCTGCTCGCCGTCGTCGGCGTGCTCTTCGTCGCCGTGGCGTTCGGCGCGGGCCGACTGCTGAGGCCTGTCGTGCCGACGCCCGAGAAACTCCTCACCTACGAGTGCGGTGTCGACCCCGTGGGGGAGGGCTGGGCGCACACCCAGGTCCGCTACTACGTGTACGCCTTCCTCTACGTCGTCTTCGCCGTCGACTCGATCTTCCTCTTCCCCTGGGCGACGGTCTTCGCCGCGCCCGGTTACGGCGCCACGACCCTGGTCGAGATGTTCGTCTTCCTCGGCTTCCTGGCCGTGGGGCTGCTCTACGCGTACAGGAAGGGCGTCCTGGCATGGACGTAA
- a CDS encoding NADH-quinone oxidoreductase subunit J family protein encodes MLNQQTHGFLSPTGVEIAFLLVGLVTLGAALVTVTTRQLVHAALWLVVALGGLAVEYLLLTAEFIAWVQVLIYVGSVVVLLLFGLMLTKAPIGHSPDADSRNRPVAAAVALAAAGALVWVVVDAFRTTWIDLDGAVQGSTEVSGQILFRHWVLPFEALSVLLLAALVGAIVLSRRKKEEQR; translated from the coding sequence GTGCTGAACCAGCAGACCCATGGCTTCCTCTCGCCCACCGGCGTCGAGATCGCCTTCCTCCTCGTGGGCCTCGTCACCCTCGGCGCCGCCCTCGTCACCGTCACCACCCGCCAGCTCGTCCACGCCGCGCTCTGGCTGGTCGTGGCGCTGGGCGGGCTCGCCGTCGAGTACCTGCTCCTGACGGCCGAGTTCATCGCCTGGGTCCAGGTCCTGATCTACGTCGGTTCCGTCGTCGTCCTCCTGCTCTTCGGGCTCATGCTCACCAAGGCCCCCATCGGCCACTCGCCGGACGCCGACTCCCGCAACAGACCGGTCGCCGCGGCGGTCGCCCTCGCCGCCGCGGGCGCGCTCGTCTGGGTGGTCGTCGACGCGTTCCGTACGACCTGGATCGACCTCGACGGAGCCGTGCAGGGCTCCACCGAGGTGTCCGGCCAGATCCTCTTCCGGCACTGGGTGCTGCCCTTCGAGGCGCTGTCCGTGCTGCTGCTGGCCGCCCTGGTCGGCGCCATCGTGCTCTCCCGCAGGAAGAAGGAGGAGCAGCGCTGA
- a CDS encoding NADH-quinone oxidoreductase subunit 5 family protein: MTTTTLAVLVPVLPFLGSVAGLLLGRTAPGYVRPLAVLPALAATVLAVLVAVRQGGGKAIEAATELTPTGSVPIDLALYIDGFAALVAVLVGVVATCVQVYSTGYLREDPRYPSYAALVSLFTSAMLLVVYSGDLMVLLVGWEIMGICSYFLVGHYWETPEARAASLKAFLVTKLGDVPFLIGLFALAADAGTFRITGVLGAVVSGGLDHPTLIALLLLAGVAGKSAQFPLHTWLPDAMAGPTPVSALIHAATMVAAGIYFTARLLPVFAASAAAMTVLAVMAAITMVGSALAALAQDDIKRVLAYSTIGQLGYMAGALAVGDRGSAVFHLLSHAAFKALLFLAAGTVIHAAGTNSLTAMSRMSGLAKRIPDAYWTMTVALLALAAIPPFAGFFSKEAVLVAAEHTALGDRTVAPAGAGWTVLVAGLLTALLTAAYALRLWLRTFRGRGAEAPDHGRQPLAMTSVLWVLAIPSVGFGLTVTYLDDWFDGNDLTPTLTTAVLGTGLAAAGAVITYAVWRTLAARTPVTAAAPHVAHPDADAGLVEAEALRLPHPAEDPADPGRALLGPLHGPAADGFHLDAVYRTAFVRPVLAAASLVRFLDREVVDTYVRAAGTSAKGLGWLVRRAQTGNVQTYLSALLAGSVVLAIVAVALANAVAGA; the protein is encoded by the coding sequence GTGACCACCACGACCCTCGCCGTCCTCGTCCCCGTCCTCCCCTTCCTCGGCTCCGTCGCCGGACTCCTGCTGGGCCGCACCGCCCCCGGCTACGTCCGCCCGCTGGCCGTGCTGCCCGCCCTCGCCGCCACGGTCCTGGCCGTGCTCGTCGCCGTACGGCAGGGCGGCGGGAAGGCGATCGAGGCCGCCACCGAGCTCACCCCCACCGGCTCGGTCCCCATCGACCTGGCCCTGTACATCGACGGTTTCGCGGCCCTCGTCGCGGTGCTCGTCGGCGTCGTCGCCACCTGTGTGCAGGTCTACTCGACCGGATACCTCCGCGAGGACCCGCGCTACCCCTCGTACGCCGCGCTCGTCTCCCTCTTCACCTCCGCGATGCTGCTCGTCGTCTACTCCGGCGACCTGATGGTGCTGCTGGTCGGCTGGGAGATCATGGGCATCTGCTCGTACTTCCTCGTCGGCCACTACTGGGAGACCCCCGAGGCGCGGGCCGCCTCCCTGAAGGCCTTCCTCGTCACCAAGCTCGGTGACGTCCCCTTCCTCATCGGTCTCTTCGCGCTCGCCGCCGACGCGGGCACGTTCCGGATCACGGGTGTCCTCGGCGCCGTCGTGAGCGGCGGCCTCGACCACCCCACCCTGATCGCGCTGCTGCTGCTCGCCGGTGTGGCCGGCAAGTCGGCCCAGTTCCCGCTGCACACCTGGCTCCCGGACGCCATGGCCGGCCCCACCCCCGTCTCCGCGCTCATCCACGCGGCGACGATGGTCGCCGCCGGCATCTACTTCACGGCCCGGCTGCTGCCCGTCTTCGCCGCCTCCGCCGCCGCGATGACGGTGCTCGCCGTGATGGCCGCGATCACGATGGTCGGCTCGGCGCTCGCCGCGCTCGCCCAGGACGACATCAAGCGGGTCCTCGCCTACTCGACGATCGGTCAGCTCGGCTACATGGCCGGTGCCCTGGCCGTCGGGGACCGCGGGTCCGCCGTCTTCCACCTCCTCTCGCACGCCGCCTTCAAGGCCCTGCTCTTCCTCGCCGCCGGCACGGTCATCCACGCCGCCGGTACGAACTCGCTGACCGCCATGTCCCGCATGAGCGGCCTCGCGAAGCGCATCCCCGACGCGTACTGGACGATGACCGTCGCCCTGCTCGCGCTCGCCGCGATCCCGCCCTTCGCCGGCTTCTTCTCCAAGGAGGCCGTGCTGGTGGCCGCCGAGCACACCGCGCTCGGGGACCGCACGGTCGCCCCCGCGGGGGCCGGCTGGACCGTCCTCGTCGCCGGGCTGCTGACCGCCCTGCTCACCGCCGCGTACGCGCTCCGCCTCTGGCTGCGGACCTTCCGCGGCCGGGGCGCCGAGGCCCCGGACCACGGACGCCAGCCGCTCGCCATGACGTCCGTCCTGTGGGTGCTCGCGATCCCCTCCGTGGGCTTCGGACTGACGGTCACGTACCTCGACGACTGGTTCGACGGGAACGACCTCACCCCGACCCTGACCACGGCCGTCCTCGGCACCGGCCTCGCCGCCGCCGGAGCCGTGATCACGTACGCGGTCTGGCGCACCCTCGCCGCCCGGACCCCGGTGACCGCCGCCGCCCCGCACGTGGCCCACCCCGACGCCGACGCCGGTCTCGTCGAGGCCGAGGCGCTGCGCCTGCCGCACCCCGCCGAGGACCCGGCCGACCCCGGCCGCGCCCTCCTCGGCCCGCTGCACGGTCCCGCCGCCGACGGCTTCCACCTGGACGCCGTCTACCGGACGGCGTTCGTCCGCCCCGTCCTCGCCGCCGCGTCCCTGGTCCGTTTCCTGGACCGCGAGGTCGTCGACACCTACGTCCGCGCCGCGGGCACCTCCGCCAAGGGTCTCGGCTGGCTCGTCCGCCGCGCCCAGACCGGCAACGTGCAGACCTACCTCAGCGCCCTGCTCGCCGGCTCCGTCGTCCTGGCGATCGTCGCCGTCGCCCTCGCCAACGCCGTCGCCGGAGCGTGA
- a CDS encoding complex I subunit 1/NuoH family protein, with product MNDVLDVALRLLVVFAVFLVLPLVVGQTEHKVMAHMQGRLGPMYAGGFHGWAQLVADGVKFAQKEDIVPKDADRRVFQLAPAVALLPYLLVLVAIPIGPSEGAVGQVVDAGIFFVLAVMGVGVLGSLMAGWASANKFSLLGGLRTAAQLLAYELPMLLAAASVAMAAGTVSLPGILNAFEWWWVPWQIVGALVFFVAGLAELQRPPFDMPVADSEIIFGAYTEYTGLRFALFLLAEYAGIVVLCSLTTVLFLGGWHGPFGADGLGWVWTLLKTAILAFVVIWLRVSYPRLREDQLQKLAWTTLVPLALAQIALTGIMKVAIQ from the coding sequence GTGAACGACGTACTCGACGTCGCCCTCCGGCTTCTCGTCGTCTTCGCCGTCTTCCTCGTCCTGCCGCTCGTCGTCGGCCAGACCGAGCACAAGGTCATGGCCCACATGCAGGGCCGTCTCGGCCCCATGTACGCCGGTGGCTTCCACGGCTGGGCCCAGCTCGTCGCCGACGGTGTGAAGTTCGCGCAGAAGGAGGACATCGTCCCCAAGGACGCCGACCGGCGGGTCTTCCAGCTCGCGCCGGCCGTCGCCCTTCTCCCGTACCTCCTCGTTCTCGTCGCGATCCCGATCGGTCCGAGCGAGGGCGCCGTCGGGCAGGTCGTCGACGCCGGCATCTTCTTCGTGCTGGCCGTGATGGGCGTCGGCGTCCTCGGCAGCCTGATGGCCGGCTGGGCTTCCGCGAACAAGTTCTCGCTGCTCGGCGGGCTCCGTACCGCCGCCCAGCTCCTCGCGTACGAACTCCCCATGCTCCTCGCCGCCGCCTCCGTCGCGATGGCCGCCGGCACGGTCTCCCTCCCCGGCATCCTCAACGCCTTCGAGTGGTGGTGGGTGCCCTGGCAGATCGTCGGCGCGCTCGTCTTCTTCGTGGCGGGCCTGGCGGAGCTCCAGCGGCCGCCGTTCGACATGCCCGTCGCCGACTCGGAGATCATCTTCGGCGCGTACACCGAGTACACCGGTCTCCGGTTCGCGCTCTTCCTGCTCGCCGAGTACGCCGGCATCGTCGTCCTGTGCAGCCTCACCACCGTCCTGTTCCTCGGCGGCTGGCACGGGCCCTTCGGCGCGGACGGTCTCGGCTGGGTCTGGACCCTCCTCAAGACCGCGATCCTCGCGTTCGTCGTGATCTGGCTGCGGGTGAGCTACCCGCGCCTCCGTGAGGACCAGCTCCAGAAGCTCGCCTGGACGACCCTCGTCCCGCTCGCGCTCGCGCAGATCGCGCTCACCGGCATCATGAAGGTGGCGATCCAGTAA
- the nuoK gene encoding NADH-quinone oxidoreductase subunit NuoK, with protein MHLAYPAVLAALLFAIGVYGVLARRNAILVLMSVELMLNAVNLNLVAFDVWLRDTLHAGQALTLFTIAIAAAEIGIGLAIVLMVHRNKGTSDIDRLRDTAEPPQPWDGAPEDGTTTDDTPTGEKAEATA; from the coding sequence ATGCACCTCGCCTACCCGGCCGTCCTCGCCGCCCTCCTCTTCGCCATCGGCGTGTACGGCGTCCTCGCCCGCCGCAACGCGATCCTGGTCCTGATGTCCGTCGAGCTGATGCTCAACGCCGTCAACCTCAACCTGGTCGCCTTCGACGTCTGGCTCCGCGACACCCTGCACGCCGGTCAGGCCCTCACCCTCTTCACCATCGCCATCGCCGCCGCGGAGATCGGCATCGGTCTGGCGATCGTCCTGATGGTCCACCGCAACAAGGGCACCTCGGACATCGACCGGCTCCGTGACACGGCGGAGCCGCCGCAGCCCTGGGACGGCGCGCCCGAGGACGGCACGACCACCGACGACACGCCCACCGGCGAGAAGGCCGAGGCCACCGCGTGA
- a CDS encoding NuoI/complex I 23 kDa subunit family protein, translating to MAIPGSGLAKGLAVTLRTMTRKTVTAQYPDVQPELPPRTRGVIGLFEENCTVCMLCARECPDWCIYIDSHKETVPAAAPGGRERSRNVLDRFAIDFSLCMYCGICIEVCPFDALFWSPEFEYAETDIHELTHERDKLREWMWTVPEPPALDPRAEEPKEIAAARKAVEKAAAAAQAEAEAAARTQAEGDQP from the coding sequence ATGGCCATTCCCGGCTCCGGCCTCGCCAAGGGCCTCGCCGTCACCCTCCGCACGATGACGAGGAAGACCGTCACCGCGCAGTACCCGGACGTCCAGCCCGAGCTGCCGCCCCGCACTCGCGGGGTCATCGGGCTGTTCGAGGAGAACTGCACGGTCTGCATGCTCTGCGCCCGTGAGTGCCCCGACTGGTGCATCTACATCGACTCCCACAAGGAGACGGTGCCGGCGGCCGCCCCCGGTGGCCGCGAGCGCAGCCGGAACGTCCTCGACCGTTTCGCCATCGACTTCTCCCTCTGCATGTACTGCGGTATCTGCATCGAGGTGTGCCCGTTCGACGCGCTGTTCTGGTCGCCCGAGTTCGAGTACGCGGAGACCGACATCCACGAGCTGACCCACGAGCGCGACAAGCTCCGCGAGTGGATGTGGACGGTTCCCGAACCGCCCGCCCTCGATCCGCGCGCCGAGGAGCCGAAGGAGATCGCGGCAGCCCGCAAGGCGGTCGAGAAGGCCGCCGCCGCGGCCCAGGCCGAGGCAGAGGCCGCGGCCCGGACCCAGGCCGAGGGGGACCAGCCGTGA
- a CDS encoding NADH-quinone oxidoreductase subunit C: MTAYDSLPGSVTEVFGEEATAEQAYDLLTVDVPPGSWLTALETARDTLGCTYFDWLSAVDEPGTGFRVCAHVAAVGEGRPRRLLLRTTVPHAAPALPTAIGVYAGAGWHERETHEMFGVDFTGHPHLVPLLLPENFEGHPLRKDFVLAARVAKAWPGAKEPGESHEGGPKRRQMLPPGVPDPNEWGPLKGQLPPAPARPARAAAGDRPARRTRSVTEGSATQPETPTAPAADTTRPPRRSRSVSEGSASQAEPSAVEPETPTTPPADTTRPPRRSRSVSEGSASQAAASPEPSADTPPAAARPPRRTRSAADGSASRSTPDAPSAPSAPDGSAPRAEAAPPRTRSADAPWHHARPAFDEGPTPPPSPAEPAARTAPEPEDAPEPGDEPTAPEPEAAPEPETRAEPEPETPAAPEPDADAPLVAPAPGAPPKDGPTGPTGPEDPTGPSSPASPTGPTGPAEPTTPAGGDPA; encoded by the coding sequence ATGACGGCGTACGACTCCCTCCCCGGCTCCGTGACGGAGGTCTTCGGCGAGGAGGCGACGGCGGAGCAGGCGTACGACCTGCTGACCGTCGACGTCCCGCCGGGCTCCTGGCTCACGGCGCTGGAGACCGCCCGGGACACGCTCGGGTGCACCTACTTCGACTGGCTGAGCGCGGTCGACGAGCCGGGCACGGGCTTCCGGGTCTGCGCGCACGTGGCCGCGGTGGGGGAGGGGCGTCCGCGCCGCCTCCTGCTCCGGACGACGGTCCCGCACGCCGCTCCCGCCCTGCCCACGGCGATCGGTGTGTACGCGGGCGCGGGCTGGCACGAGCGCGAGACCCACGAGATGTTCGGCGTCGACTTCACCGGTCACCCGCACCTGGTGCCGCTGCTCCTCCCGGAGAACTTCGAGGGCCACCCGCTGCGCAAGGACTTCGTCCTCGCGGCCCGCGTCGCGAAGGCGTGGCCGGGCGCCAAGGAGCCGGGCGAGTCGCACGAGGGCGGCCCGAAGCGCCGCCAGATGCTCCCCCCGGGCGTCCCGGACCCCAACGAATGGGGCCCCCTCAAGGGCCAGCTGCCCCCTGCGCCGGCGCGTCCGGCCCGAGCGGCGGCGGGCGACCGCCCGGCCCGCCGGACCCGCTCGGTGACGGAGGGCTCGGCGACCCAGCCGGAGACCCCGACGGCGCCCGCGGCGGACACCACCCGCCCGCCGCGCCGCTCGCGCTCGGTGTCGGAGGGCTCGGCGAGCCAGGCGGAGCCGTCGGCCGTGGAGCCGGAGACCCCGACGACGCCCCCGGCGGACACCACCCGCCCGCCGCGCCGCTCGCGCTCGGTGTCGGAGGGCTCGGCGAGCCAGGCTGCCGCGAGCCCGGAGCCGTCGGCCGACACTCCGCCCGCGGCGGCCCGCCCGCCACGTCGCACCCGCTCGGCCGCCGACGGCTCGGCGAGCCGGTCGACCCCGGACGCCCCGTCCGCCCCGTCCGCCCCGGACGGCTCCGCGCCCCGCGCGGAGGCCGCGCCGCCGCGTACCCGCAGTGCGGACGCTCCCTGGCACCACGCCCGCCCGGCCTTCGACGAGGGGCCGACGCCTCCGCCGTCCCCGGCGGAGCCTGCGGCTCGGACGGCGCCCGAGCCCGAGGACGCACCCGAGCCGGGAGACGAGCCGACGGCGCCCGAGCCCGAGGCAGCACCCGAGCCGGAGACCCGGGCCGAGCCCGAGCCGGAGACCCCGGCCGCACCCGAGCCCGACGCCGACGCCCCCCTCGTGGCGCCGGCCCCCGGCGCCCCGCCCAAGGACGGGCCCACCGGCCCCACCGGTCCGGAAGACCCCACAGGCCCCAGCAGCCCCGCCAGTCCCACCGGCCCCACCGGTCCGGCCGAACCCACCACCCCCGCCGGAGGCGATCCCGCGTGA